The nucleotide sequence AAGGTCGACCCTGCGAGCTGGCGCCGTTCGACGACGCCCGGCTACCGCTGGTCCGCATGTTCCATCGCCCGACGCCTGTCGAGGAGCACAGTCAGAGATGTGCGGCAGTTGACGATCGAGGCGTCAAGCCTCCAATCGGCGCGCGGCTTCCATGCTGCGCTCTCCACCTTCCGGCCTCACCTCGAGGAGGACCCGATCGGTGTCTACACGGTCACGGTGTCGTTCGACAGCGACCGTGACATCTTGCGCGTACTGCGCACGCTGGCAAACCCACGTCGCAGAACGCAACCAGCAGTCTCTAGGTTAGTTAGCCGGGACGGCTCGCCGGATCGTCCCCGTACGAGTAGCGCTCACCGATCTTCCCATCTTGGTTGTGGATCACGTGCTCGGTGGCATCCTTTTTCGCACGTTCACGACCGGCGCCAACCGCGTCTTCTTTTGTCGCGTAGCCGGCCCCGAATTTCTTGCCGCCCTCGATCTCGTTAATCCACTCTTCGTCCTTGAAAACGGTGTGGACGAAGCCGTTAGCCATCTTCGACCCCCTGTTTGTCGTGGAACGTCGCACCTTCCCAGGTTCCCACGGTCAAA is from Chloroflexota bacterium and encodes:
- a CDS encoding DUF2188 domain-containing protein: MANGFVHTVFKDEEWINEIEGGKKFGAGYATKEDAVGAGRERAKKDATEHVIHNQDGKIGERYSYGDDPASRPG